The sequence CCGATGGAGTGTCCGGCCATGCCGATCTCGTGCTTGTCGATGAGGTGTGCCAGGGGCCACGCGGTATTGCCATGCGTCAACTGGTCGATCACGAAGGACACGTCCAGCGCGCGGCTGGCGGTGACGGAGTCGAAGTCGAGCGTCGCCGGGTCATCGCAGATCGCGCACGGCGGCGTCTGGCCGTTCGCCAGCGTCTCGCCGCTGTCCTCGTAGGTGTGGCCGACGAGCGCGACGACGTAGCCGTGACTGGCCAGGTCGGTCGCGAGCGAGGTGAGCGTCATGCGCGGGTCCTCGAACCCGGGTGAGAGGACCACCAGCGGATACTTGCCGCTCTGCGGCCGCGCGCCGTCGAAGGCGTGAGTGGTGACGCTGGAAAGGTTCTGTGGGGTGACGCCGGAGCTCGCCGGCATCTTCCGGTGCTGGATGGATCCGGCTGCCTCGGCGAGGGTCATGTAAGGGGCCGGAGTCCCGGTCCCGGGGACGGCGGGGTAGACCATCGTGACGGTCAGTTGGCGGGGGCCGGATGACGGCACCCACGGGTCGGGACGGCTCGCGTCGGTGAGGTGGATGACGTCCTCGCCGGCGGCGTAGGGGCCGGTCGGCGCGGGGAGCGTGCCTTGGAAGGACCGCGTGGGCGCGGTGGCCGTGGCCGGTGCGGTGTCTGCCAGCGTGCTCACCTGCTGAGTGGAGACCAACCGTCCGCGATCGCTTCGGGGCACCGCGCCCGCCGAGGCGGCTCCGGCCGTCACCGTCGTAGCGGCCAGGCCGGCCAGGACCATCCCGGTGCTCAGCCAACGAAACGCGGAACGTGAACTGCGTTCTGGGTATGGGGAATTCATGTCGCCGACGCTACGTACGACCGCACCCGCCTACAGCCCGGTCAGCAGGTGTATCCGCCCTGGGGCAATCCCTACCACCATCCCGGGTGCGCGCCTGACGAACCTCCCGTCAACCCCCGAAGGACTTCCGGAGCCAACCACTTAGCGCACGATCTGACACGGATGTTCAACCCCGGTGTCGAACGCGTGCGTGGCCACCGGTGTGGCCGACGGTGTGGTCGTGGCGGCGAACCCGGCGCCGGTTCCGGTGACGAGGACGGCGAGCGCCAGCACCGCGACAGCGCTGATACGGCGATTGCGTTGCATGGGATCGACGCAAGGTTCCGCAGCTCCGTATCGAATCAGCCCATAGATGTAAACATTCTGGTGTCGTTCGTAGCCCCCGCGAGGTACCGGAGTCATCCGCCGGGACTATGTCGTGCGGCGCGGGGTTCCCTTCGCCGGCATCGTCGAGCGCCACCTTCGTCTTGGCCTACGACGAACACGACGCCAAGCCCTACCGCTGGACCTACGACGGCAGCCCACTCAAAGCCGCATGAACCCCCGAAGGATCAACGCGGCGCTGCACTAGACCATCTAGGAGGGCCTCCCTGTAGCCACGTAGACGCTCCAGCGGGTGTGGAGGCGGCGCGTGGCGGCGGGCGCCGGGCTGTCGCCCCTCCCTCGTCTCTCGGGAAGGTTGTGTCTCCTTGACCTGCATGTGGTCTCGATGACCTCGCATGTGGAGTGGGTGGCGACATCGGAGCCGGTAGGGAAGATGCCTGACCTGAGGTTTTGCGTGCGCGCGTGCTGAGCGCTCAGGCCCCGCCTTCGCCCCTGGTCGGGGCGTGGGGTGGAGGGGCGTGAAAGGTGAGCCCGGTGATTCGGCCCGATTGGATGACGGGGCCGTACTGAACGCCGCCGTTGATGTCGTTGTGCACTGTCCCACCACGCGCAGCCGCCGTGGCGGCGAGCCGCTGCAACGAAGCCAGCAGGATGCGCAGTTCGCTGCTGGGGATGGACTCGGCTTCGACGAGCTCTCGTAGATGGACCTGGCACTGCGCCCTGACTGCGGTGACGGCTTGCTCATCCATTGCGGCGTCGGTGGTGAGCAGGCGGGTTCTCGCGTTGTCCAGGCCTGCGATTGCTGCGGTATCTGCACCGGTGCGTGCCAAGAAGCGTGCGACAAGTTCCCGGGCGTGTGTCCAGGAGTCGGTGACCATGAGGGACACCAGTGTGGTTGCTCCGGACGCCGCGAGAGCGGCTAACTCACCGTCCATCGTCGTCTCCTGGATTCGGCTCCTCGCGATTGTTCGGCGTGAAAGTCGCCGGTGGATCGAACCGGCGTCGTAAGTCCTCAGCCGTCTCGTATCGGTTCTGCTGCGTGATGATGTCGGAGATCTGCTTGGCCAGCATCGCTCGCCGATCGTCTCCCTCCGTGAAGCCCATGGCATCGAAGAAGCCCGAGAGATGATCCGCAGCCGTCCGTTCCTGTGCGGCGGGAGCCGGTCCCTCCTCCAGGAATTCTGTAGCGATGCGTTCGCTGGGCTGCTGCGATACGAGGTTCTGGAGTCGCTCGGGAATGTCGGTGTCATTGGCCGCGGACGTGAGCTGCGCGAGCAGGGCCAGGTCCGCCACCGTCTTTTCCACGTGCTCGTCGTTCTTGGCGAGCCACCAGACCACTGCACTGCCGGTGTCCTTCAGTACGTCCTCGCCCAAGTACTGGCGCTTGCTCTGCTCGTACTTGTGTTGGTGTTCCCAGACGGCCTTGTCCTTGCGCACGTCGGCGAGTCTGTCCAGGCGTTCCTGGTCCTGTTCCGGCAGGGTGAGGCTGACGTTTTCCGCCATGGCCTGCAGATGTCCTGTGGGGTCCGGGTACATACGACTCAGGACACCGCTGAGTTCGTGCTGCACGAGAGAGGATCGGCCCGGCTCTCGTCTCTCGGTGACGGCGCGGGCTCGGTTGAGGACCGTTTCGACGGCGAGTCCTGCCGGATTGAGGACGGGGTCGATTCCGGGTGATTCGAGGAGGTACCAGCGTACGGTCGCCGAGAACACGAAGTTGTAGTCGTCCCAGTGGCTGGGCAGCGCCACTCGACTGACGTGGCACTCCGTGCGTTCCACGGGGGGCGCCGTGAGCTGCTCCTCGAAGCTGACCGGGATGGAGCCGCGGCGCCGTGAAGTGATGCGGAAGGTCGCTGCGGGTACGACGAGGAGGAGCACGGCCATCGTCGGCCATGTCCACATGGGCCACCGTTGTGTCAGGCCGACGATGGTCAGCAGCAGGCCGCACAAGATGGTGAGGAAGACGGTTGTCGTCTTTCGAGCGGTCGTCACGGTTGAGTCCCCTTGGCTGATGCCGGCGGCGGGGCCGCTGGGCCGAGCCCCTGGGCCACGCTGATCTTGTGGAGGAGCAGTTCGGTGGTTTCGACGGAGCGCGTGGGGCCTCCTGGAGCAGTGCGCTCGGCTTCTCGGGCACTCGCGTACAGCGCGGCGAAGATCTCACCCCGTCTTTCCCCGCACCGCTCGGCCGCGCTGACGAGGAGGTCGAGCAGAAGCTCACCGCGGTGTCCGGTGCCGTCGGCCGCCCGGTGGAGCCAGCGTGCCGCGTGCGGCTGCCACGTCGCCCGCGGCAGCTCGGCCAGTACCGCATGCCAGCACGTGGTCAGGGAGCCCTGCACTTCGTTCTCCTCCACCAGCGCGCGAGAGGTGTCGGCGGCGTCCGTCAGCGGCACCGGATCGCTGGCTCGCAAGAAGATGTCGAGCTCGGACAGGGGGAGTTCGGATCGCGCGAGGCGATCGAGCAGCCTTCGGCGCAGCCGGCGGCTGCCCGCCACCAGGTCGTCCAACGCCTGCAGGGCAGGCTGCGCCGGGTCGCTTTCGCGACGGGCCAGGTAGTACAGCCTGAGCAGAGCCTGATCCGGATGGCTGGCCGCGAGGACATCGGCACAGACCCGGACGAGTACTTGTGCGAACTCTCCCCTGAGACGACGGTGAGCACACCACTGATAGATCCGTCCGCGGAACTCCCTGCCGTGAGCCGGATCTTCAAGACCACAGGTGAGCGCATGGACAGCGGCTTCCAGCCGCGCTCTGCTCGTCCCCTCGGCGCTCCATCGTTCGGCGAGAGACGCCAGACCGTCCCCGCGCCCGGTCCGTAGGTACTGACCTGCCAGACGCGCCACCAGACCGTCACGAACGGCAGGGACGACGTGCGGGTCGTTAAGGTCCACGACTCTCGCGGCCCACGTGCCGAGGTGAGGCCTCAGGTCAGGCATGTGGTCCCAGAGATGTGCGCGGACGGCCGAATCGTAGTCCAGTTCCGCGAAGCGCACGTGCCCGCTGGGCCCGGTATCGGCTGAGATCTCCGCGAGCCGCTCGGCGAGGTCCTTGTGCTGGAGCAGGGGGACCCCGTCCGAAGGGGAGCGGACAGTGCGCAGTAGGAGTTGGGCCGCGCGATGGATGACATCGGTGTGTGCCCCGTGGAGCATGGATACGGCGATCAGCAGAGCTCGTTGAGGTGCCTCGCGCAATTCGGCGACGCGAGCTGCGGCTTCCCTCCGCCGGTCCTTTCGTGCTCTGTTGGCTGAAGCGCACCACTGTGCGAACTCTTCGTCCGGCCGAGCGGTCTCGCGGGCCCGGCGCACCAGGTCGGCGAAGTCCGCGATCTCCCGCATCGGCCTTTCCACGCCCACGATCTCATCGACGGTGACGTCGGACCGCATGTACTGCTCGTAAGGTATTCCGTGCACGCGCAGGTGTCGCCTGAGCACCTGCTGGCCGGGAGGCCGCTGGATTTCGACCCGGTAGTACTGGAGATCGGGATCAAGGGTGCCGCCGGGCGGCATGAGGACGACGAGATGTGCCCGCTGTTCGTCTACGGCCTTGCGGAGCGCGGGGAGGTCGGCTCGTGCCGCGGACCATTGGCGGTCGTCGGCGGCGGACAAGTCCAGCAGCAACTGGTCACCGGTTCCAACCAGCGCAGGGTCGTGGAGGGCAAGTTCGTCCTCCTCTCCGGGTAATAGCTCGTGGAAGACGCCGCTGCTCCGGCGGCATTCGCGAAGCAGTACGCGGGCCGCGGATGTACGACCGCTGCCCGGAGCACCGTCCAGGATGACGGTGCCGGTGTCGGCGAGCAGAGCGCGGGCGTTGCCCATGCCGCACGGGTCCACCAACATGCGTCGCAGCCGCTGGAGTTGGTCCTCGGCGACACGTCGGAAGGCGGGCTTGTCCGAGTCCTGCGGGTGGGCAGCGCCGTTGACGTAGATGTTGCCGGGACCTGTGTGTATGACCTGTGGGTTCTCGACTCGTGTGCCGCCCGGCTGGTTCACCGGCTGTGGTCCTCGCGCCGATCCGTCTCACCGAACCGATGCTGGACGTTGCCGTGGTTGTCGCCTTCGAAGTAAGTCATCCCGTTGCCCGAGAAGTGCCGGTCACCGGACACATGTCGGGAGTTCTGGTAGATGCTGCCGCTGCCCGTGTGGACAGGACCGTGAGATCCCTTTACGACGGTGCCGCCGACGTCCCCGGTGAAGTCGCGACTCTGTACCGCCGTTCCGCACATGTCGCCGATCGAGTTGGTCACGGCGTCGGACGCGGGCGACGTCTCGTCGGCTTGGGCCAGGTCGTCGAGCCCGGGGACCATCTCGGCCACCAGATCGCTGATGCGCCGGAGACCGTCCTCGGTGTCGTGTGTGTCGAACGGGATGGACTGGAGGTCGGCGAGCCGCTCCAGTCCGGGTGGCAGGTCGGATTTGCTCAGCCGGTTCGTCTTCCGTCCGTCCAGAACGGGGACGACCGGAAGTTCACAGGTGAACGCCTCTTCGATCTCCCTGCGCACCCAGTCCGCCGGATCGTTCAGCCGCGTGCGGAAGTTGATCCAGTCCGGCCCTACGACGGCCAGCAGCAGGGAACTGCGTCGCAGCGCGGCCAGCAGGGAGCCAGGGTAGGCCTCACCGGGAGCGATGGACCTCGAAGCCCGGAAGATGTGCTTCGGGCCGAAGCGACGCGACAGTTCCTGGTCGATCAGCGCGGCGGTCTTCTCCCCGTCGCCTGTCCGGTAGTTGATGAAGACCTCTTTCATGGTGATGTCCCCCTCAGGTAGTGGACGAGCGCGATAACGTGCCGAGCCGCGGTCCGAGCTGACGTACGGAAGGGTGGTCCGAATGGCGGGTAAGGATCCGGGCGAGACGCTGCAGATCGGTCGTGACGGTCGCTGAGCGCACTGCCGCCACGCCGTCGAGTAGTGGTGCTGTGAGCGCACATGCGTGGTCGATCTCGCCGGCGGACGCATAGGCGAGCGCACGGCGCACGCCGTATCGCACCTGCGTACGCACGGCGTCCTGGCCGACCAGGGCGAGTTGCCGGTCGAGTTCCTCGCTTGCTTCCCGGGGCCGGCCGAGATCGACCAGGCACCAGCCGGTGACCATGCCGACCGGGTCCGGAAGGTGCATGGTGCCGATCACCGGCTCATCGGAGCCGTCGTCCTGGCGGGCGAGGAACGTACGAGCGCGCTCCAGGGCACGCAAACAGGCATGGAGATCGCCCGCGAGTGCGTGTCCTTGTGCTTCGCGTTGTGCGGCCAGCCCTCGGATCCGTGGTGGCAGCGTGCTGCTCTGTGCGCGACGGGCCAGGGCGATGGTCTGCTCGGCGTCGTCCCGGTACAGCGTGACCAAGGCTCTGCGGACAAGTGCGTAGCCGGCCAGTGCCTGGTCACCGCCGGCTGCCGCCAGATCGACCGCGCGCTGTGTCCACCACAGTGCCGCCCGTTCGTCGCCGGTCTCCTGCACCAGCCAGCCGACATACTCGGCGTATCGGGAGCCGAGGGCCAGCAGCTGCTGGCGGGTGCTGGTGTCGGTGTGAGCGGACAGTTCGCGCAGACTGTGCGTCTGAGCGATCAGGACGGGCAGGAGCAGACCGGGTTCCACGGTCTGGCCGAGTCTCCGGTAGTGCGCGAACAGCGAGCGGGAGGCTTCCAGCATGCCAGCACCCGAGGCCGGTGAGGCCGGGCCGGATCCGCTCGATCGCCATGTCATCAGCGATGCGACGCCGGCGCTCACGATGCCTCGTCGGCCCAGGGACTGGAACCGGTTCGGGCCGTCCGGCGACAACTGCATGATCCAGTCCTCCTCCTCGTCGATGCTGCCGGGTGGGGGTTCAGCGGACACGTCCGGAGTGCCCTTGGTCGCCAGGGCAATCAGTGCCCCGTCGGCACCGAGGGCGGCGTCGCACAGCCGAACGAGGTCACGGCTGGGTGCCTTGATCCCTCGCTCGACCTTGCTCAACTGCGCCTTGCTGTAATGCACGGTGCCGGACAAGGCCGTGAGGCTCAGTCCAGCCTCCAGGCGCCGTTTCCTCAGCTCCTCGCCGAACTCGGTGGACGGCTGTGGCACGGAAACCTCCAAAGCCCTTCCGCCCATGTCGGGTTGGTGCTGCACGAAAGAGTGCGGCAACCTCTCCCGGACGGACAAGGCGATCGATGCTGTTTCCCGTTTCCTTCTCCCGAGGCGGGGTGCTGCATTCGTGGGGGTGAACTTGTGACGGTCACAGAGCCGAGCGAGTTGTGCTCTCCCCAGCAGGTTGGGGCAAAGTTGCCAGGCTTCTTGCTGGAAGGCTGGTCCCGTTCGACCAGGCTTAGTGGCCGTAGGCCATGAAGTGCAATCCGGTCGTGACGCTCGTTTGACGCTCTGGGCCTCTGCCGGTCTGCTCGGGTCAACCAAGAATCCGCCCGGACGGGACGGCCAAGTCTTGCGGCTCCATGGCATGGTCTGTAAGTGGCTCACGCCGGTTTGCGAGGCCTGTCTTGTTGCGCGGGTCCGGATCTGGTGCCCAGGCGGGTGTGGACGCTGTGCACGGTGCCGGAACTGGCTGCGACGGAATGGCGGGTGTAGCAACGTGTCAGGAGGCCAGGACGCGTCACGCGCTGCGTTTGTGGAGATCCCATAATCGGGGGCTGCGGTCAGCAAGGTTCCGAAAAGGGTGGAGCTCCGCGCTCGCCGAGGGAAGGGCGATCCGTCGGCGACTCGCGGCGCAAGTTCGAGAACGCCGTGGTGAGAGGGGTGCAGGAAGTGTGCGCGGAGCCCCCACAGATACCTGACTGCGTGTCAGTAAAGTCAGCATTGGGTCAGCATCAGTCCGACCAAAGCTGACTACGGATGGCGAAACCTGCACTTCAAGATGGAGTGGAACGGGTGGTGTGAAGAATGTTTGCTCACGTGGTCTGAGCGAACCGGGCGAGGTAGGTTTCGCCTCGCCCGGCTATGTGCGCGCCGCTCTAGAAATTCCCAGCTCAGCGCACTCGGCCCCGCGGCTTCAGCGGTACGGTCGGCAGCTCGGGTGCAGGCAGCGGATCCCCGTCGTAGCCCTTCACTTCCCCAAACCTCGACCCGCTCATCCAGTCCTGACGGGCCTGTTTGATATCGTCCTGCGTACGCCCGACGAAGTTCCACCACATGATCAGCTCCTCGGCGAACGGCTCGCCGCCCAGCAGCATGATTCCGGCGTCCGACTCGGCACGCAGCGGGAGTTCGGTGCGGCCGCAGCCGAGGTAGAGCATCGAGCCCGGGAGTACCGGCACGCCGTCCACGTGGGTCTCGCCGGACATCGCCAGCACGCCGTACTCGAAGTCCGGTTCGAGGGGCAGGCGGACGTCGGCACCGCGGGTGAGTGCGAGGTCCGCGCCGACGATCGGGGTGAAGGTCGTACCGGGGGAGGCCGATCCGTCGAGGTTGCCGAGGATCACCGTCGCCGTGAGGCCGGGCGCGGTGACCGTGGGCAGGTCGGGGTGGTGCTCGAACCCGGGTTCGGTGTGGCGGTGTTCGTCGGGGAGCGCGACCCACAGCTGGGCGCCGTGCAGGAAGCGGGCGTGCGACTTCGGGCTCTCCTCGGAGTGGCTGATGGCCCGGCCCGAGGTCATCAGGCCCAGCTGCTTGGGCCTGATGGTCTGCAGGCTGCCGGTGGAGTCGCGGTGCAGCACCTCGCCCTCGTGCAGCCAGCTGACCGTCTGCAACCCCATGTGCGGATGCGGCGGTACCTGCATGCCGGGCTCGTCGGCGATGTCGTCGGGGCCGTAGTGGTCGACGAAGGCCCAGGCGCCGATCATGCGCCGGCCGAGGTTCGGCAACAGCCGGCGCACCTCGGTCGACTCGCCGAGTTTCACCAGACGGGGGCTCAGCAGCTCGCGGACGGGCTCGGCGACGACGAACCCGCGGCCGCCGCACAAGCTCGGTACGGGCGCGCGGTCAAGATTGCTCATGCCGCACAACCTAGCCCTGCCACGGTGCCACCGGCAGGCCAACGGCCCGGCACGCGCGAGCGTTCAGCCGGACGTGGTGAAGCCGTCCCTGACGACGTCGAAGACGGGGCGGTAGGTGTCCCACTGGGCTTCGGGCGCGGAGAGGTAGATGTCGTACTCCCGGCCGCCCTCCTTGCCGTAGCCGAGGTCGATCGCGCGGAAGGCGCGGGCGCGCCCCTTGAACGAGAACTCCCACACGGCGGCCGGCTGCCCTCGGAAGACGGTCTGCTGCATGCGCAGCCTGCGGTACGTGGAGTAGTTGACCTTGGTGTTCGCCTCGATGTCCCGGAAGTGTGCCAGCGGGTTCGGGCCGGCCGGGGCCACCGTGCCGATGGTGATGCCGGCCAGGCCGGAGCGGTCGGTGTAGTTGATCTCGTCGCCGCTCCGCCGGCCTGCCTTCCAGTCGTCCGGGAGGGGGAAGGAGACGCCGAGCCGCTCGTCGTGGACCAAGTGGTAGCCGTCGGGGACGGGCGAGGGAGTGGGCGTGGGGGGAGGGGTGGGGCCGTTCGAGGCGGGCCGGGTGGCGGAGGTGCTCTCGCCGTGGTGTCCCGTCGTGTGGAGTACCCCGGCCGTCGCCGCCGCGGCCAGGGCGACCACGGCGGACCCGAGCACCGGCCACTTGCGGCGGCCCCGGCTCCGGCGCCCGCGCCGTCCGGACCCTCTCGCGGCAGTCGGCTCCGCTCCGGATCCGACCTGAGTGACGGTGCGCGGCCGCGCCGCCGTCGCGGTCCCGGTGCCCGTGGTCGGCGCTTCCCGCTCCGCTGCCGCAGTACCTGCCCCGAGGGCCGGCAGTCCCCGCTCCGCCGTCGCGGTCCCCGCCCTCACGGCTCGTAGCTCTCGCTCCGTCTCCTCCGCCGACGGGCGCTCCTCCGGCTCCTTGGACAGCAGTGCCTCGATCAGCGGTTCCAGCGGGCCCGCCTGCCGCATCGGCTCCAGCGGGTCGACGGCTATGGAGTACGCGGTCTCCATCGCGGTGGCCCGGCGGAACGGCGGACGGCCCTCCACCGCCTGGTACAGCGTCGCGCCCAGGGACCAGAGGTCCGAGGCCGGTCCGGGCGTCCGGCCGCGGATCCGCTCCGGGGCCATGTAGTCGATGGAACCGACCATCTCCCCGGTCTGCGTCAAGGTCGACGTACCGGCGGTCAGCGCGATGCCGAAGTCGGTGAGGACGACCCTGCCCCCGGCGCCCAGCAGCACGTTGCCGGGCTTGACGTCGCGGTGCAGCACACCGGCGCTGTGCGCGGCCCGCAGCGCGGCGATCATGCCCAGGCCGATCCGGGCCGCCTCCTCGGGCACGAGGGCCCCGCCGTCCTGCAAGAGGTCGGCGAGGGTGGGCGCGCGGACGTACTCCATGACGATGCAGGGACGGCCGTCGTCGTCGACCACGTCGTGGACGACGACCACGTTGGGATGCACGACCCGGGCGGCGCTGCGCGCCTCACGACGGCTGCGCTCGTAGAGGGTGGCCAGCTCGTAGGCGGTCAGATGGGGCTGTGCGTGCAGCTGCTTGAGGGCGACCTCGCGGGCGAGCACCTCGTCCACGGCGCGCCACACGGTGCCCATGCCGCCACGGCCGATCCGCTCGGCGAGCCGGTAGCGCCCGGCGACGAGCCGCCTCTCGTCCGACACAGACTTGCCTTCCGCCGCTTGTGCCCCCCTTCGACACATCCGTCACTCTAGTCGCAGATATGTGGGAGACGTCCGGAGTGTGTGCGGACTCACTGACCGATGTGTCCGTGTCATGTCCGTGTTGTAGGGGGCAGCCGCCGCTCGGCGTGATCACCGGGTGGTGGCCGTCGGACGTGTGCGGCGGAGTCCCGCACGCGCAGGCGCGCGATGTCCCGGATCACTGCCCCGGGGGGCTCGGGGACGGTGCGGCCGTGGACGGCTGGACGGGGCTGGGGACCGGCGAGGGCGTGCCGGTCGTGGGCCTGGGGGAGCGGGCCGGTTCGGCGGGGCGGGGCGGGGTGCTCCGCAGGGCGAAGAACACCAGGGCCGCCACCGCGGCCAGGGCCAGCAGGCCCACCGCGATCCGGCGCACCGGCACCCGGCGGCGGACGGCCCCGGTCGGCGGGCGCAGCGGCCGCAGGTCGGCCGGGCCCACGGACCGCGCCCGTGCGGCGAGGGCGGCCCGCAGTCGCTCCTCGACCGGCGTCGGCACGGTCCCGGTACCGGACTCGTTCATCGCAGACCCTCCAGACGTCGGCCGAGGGCGTCCAGGGCCCGGCTGGCCGTGGACTTGACGGCACCCCGTGACAGACCGAGCGTCGCCGCGATCTCGGCCTCGGACAGGTGCGACCAGTAGCGCAGGACCAGCACCTCGCGCTGGCGCGGAGTCAGCGTCCGCAGGGCCGCAAGCACCTCCCGGTGGTCCTCGTGGACCAGGACGTCCTCCTCCGGAGCGGGTGCGTGCTGTTCACGTTCGGGCGTGTGCGCCCGTACCGTCCTGCGTCGCCGCAGCACCGAGCGGGCCCCGTTGACGACGCTGGTCCGCAGATACGCCTCGGGGTCGTCCAGCGCGCCGAGCCGGTGGCCGTGGCGGCGGAACAGCGCCGTGAAGGCGTCCTGTACGACGTCCTCGGCCGTGGGCAGGTCGTCCACCAGCAGTACCGCCAGACGTACCAGGGACAGTCGGCGGTGGTGGTACAACTCCTCGATGCCGGGCGGAGGTTCGGGGACGACGAGCCCCTCGGCCCCGGCGTGGGCGTGGTGGCCGGGTGGTGCCGCAGGGCCGGCCGTGGTTCCGGCGCGTACGCGCGCGAGGACGCGGGTGGACAGCGCATGCGTGAACCTGCGCCAGAGCGATGCGGGGTACGGCGCGCCGAGCCGGTCCCAGGGCAGGGCCGGCGTCGGTGGTGTGGCTGTCGTCATGGGTCTCCTGGCCGGGTGCGGGAAGCCGCTCCGGGCGACTCCCCGCACACCGGCATGCCTCAGTGGTGCTGCGGAACCGGCGAAGGCGCGGCCTGCCCGGGCACGGGGACCGGACTCGGCGACGCCGTCC is a genomic window of Streptomyces griseochromogenes containing:
- a CDS encoding RNA polymerase sigma factor, with product MTTATPPTPALPWDRLGAPYPASLWRRFTHALSTRVLARVRAGTTAGPAAPPGHHAHAGAEGLVVPEPPPGIEELYHHRRLSLVRLAVLLVDDLPTAEDVVQDAFTALFRRHGHRLGALDDPEAYLRTSVVNGARSVLRRRRTVRAHTPEREQHAPAPEEDVLVHEDHREVLAALRTLTPRQREVLVLRYWSHLSEAEIAATLGLSRGAVKSTASRALDALGRRLEGLR
- a CDS encoding helix-turn-helix domain-containing protein is translated as MPQPSTEFGEELRKRRLEAGLSLTALSGTVHYSKAQLSKVERGIKAPSRDLVRLCDAALGADGALIALATKGTPDVSAEPPPGSIDEEEDWIMQLSPDGPNRFQSLGRRGIVSAGVASLMTWRSSGSGPASPASGAGMLEASRSLFAHYRRLGQTVEPGLLLPVLIAQTHSLRELSAHTDTSTRQQLLALGSRYAEYVGWLVQETGDERAALWWTQRAVDLAAAGGDQALAGYALVRRALVTLYRDDAEQTIALARRAQSSTLPPRIRGLAAQREAQGHALAGDLHACLRALERARTFLARQDDGSDEPVIGTMHLPDPVGMVTGWCLVDLGRPREASEELDRQLALVGQDAVRTQVRYGVRRALAYASAGEIDHACALTAPLLDGVAAVRSATVTTDLQRLARILTRHSDHPSVRQLGPRLGTLSRSSTT
- a CDS encoding pirin family protein; protein product: MSNLDRAPVPSLCGGRGFVVAEPVRELLSPRLVKLGESTEVRRLLPNLGRRMIGAWAFVDHYGPDDIADEPGMQVPPHPHMGLQTVSWLHEGEVLHRDSTGSLQTIRPKQLGLMTSGRAISHSEESPKSHARFLHGAQLWVALPDEHRHTEPGFEHHPDLPTVTAPGLTATVILGNLDGSASPGTTFTPIVGADLALTRGADVRLPLEPDFEYGVLAMSGETHVDGVPVLPGSMLYLGCGRTELPLRAESDAGIMLLGGEPFAEELIMWWNFVGRTQDDIKQARQDWMSGSRFGEVKGYDGDPLPAPELPTVPLKPRGRVR
- a CDS encoding serine/threonine-protein kinase, coding for MSDERRLVAGRYRLAERIGRGGMGTVWRAVDEVLAREVALKQLHAQPHLTAYELATLYERSRREARSAARVVHPNVVVVHDVVDDDGRPCIVMEYVRAPTLADLLQDGGALVPEEAARIGLGMIAALRAAHSAGVLHRDVKPGNVLLGAGGRVVLTDFGIALTAGTSTLTQTGEMVGSIDYMAPERIRGRTPGPASDLWSLGATLYQAVEGRPPFRRATAMETAYSIAVDPLEPMRQAGPLEPLIEALLSKEPEERPSAEETERELRAVRAGTATAERGLPALGAGTAAAEREAPTTGTGTATAARPRTVTQVGSGAEPTAARGSGRRGRRSRGRRKWPVLGSAVVALAAAATAGVLHTTGHHGESTSATRPASNGPTPPPTPTPSPVPDGYHLVHDERLGVSFPLPDDWKAGRRSGDEINYTDRSGLAGITIGTVAPAGPNPLAHFRDIEANTKVNYSTYRRLRMQQTVFRGQPAAVWEFSFKGRARAFRAIDLGYGKEGGREYDIYLSAPEAQWDTYRPVFDVVRDGFTTSG
- a CDS encoding toll/interleukin-1 receptor domain-containing protein: MKEVFINYRTGDGEKTAALIDQELSRRFGPKHIFRASRSIAPGEAYPGSLLAALRRSSLLLAVVGPDWINFRTRLNDPADWVRREIEEAFTCELPVVPVLDGRKTNRLSKSDLPPGLERLADLQSIPFDTHDTEDGLRRISDLVAEMVPGLDDLAQADETSPASDAVTNSIGDMCGTAVQSRDFTGDVGGTVVKGSHGPVHTGSGSIYQNSRHVSGDRHFSGNGMTYFEGDNHGNVQHRFGETDRREDHSR
- a CDS encoding alpha/beta hydrolase family protein, translated to MSTLADTAPATATAPTRSFQGTLPAPTGPYAAGEDVIHLTDASRPDPWVPSSGPRQLTVTMVYPAVPGTGTPAPYMTLAEAAGSIQHRKMPASSGVTPQNLSSVTTHAFDGARPQSGKYPLVVLSPGFEDPRMTLTSLATDLASHGYVVALVGHTYEDSGETLANGQTPPCAICDDPATLDFDSVTASRALDVSFVIDQLTHGNTAWPLAHLIDKHEIGMAGHSIGGAAAAATMIADPRVRAGVNMDGTFHPAPMPGQINRPFLMLGAAANHSPGGHDTAWGQTWAALGGYKKWLTVAGADHTSFTDLDLLLEEAGFPTPPLSPERGVVITREYVTAFFDQTLKGIHRPLLDGSSPNNPEVLFQY